In a single window of the Papaver somniferum cultivar HN1 chromosome 8, ASM357369v1, whole genome shotgun sequence genome:
- the LOC113306337 gene encoding uncharacterized protein LOC113306337 produces the protein MGRDGRTSKPSWNTGTAIPAGIRVGADEVVVAVKGDDSLHKSCCPVKIDPGLLDVKHFTYVEQDKPMVTHVTSKKNSRMKEVLRDCYFSDLGFLRTTTDVKHDYAQLQTTIPN, from the exons ATGG GAAGAGATGGACGTACAAGTAAACCAAGTTG GAATACCGGGACTGCCATCCCTGCTG GCATACGGGTGGGAGCTGATGAAGTCGTGGTCGCAGTTAAAGGCGACGACTCTCTTCACAAGAGCTGCTG CCCTGTAAAGATCGATCCCGGTCTGCTTGACGTGAAGCATTTTACTTATGTTGAACAGGATAAACCTATGGTAACTCATGTTACATCCAAAAAAAATTCTAGA ATGAAGGAAGTTCTTCGCGATTGTTATTTTTCAGACTTAG GTTTTCTGCGAACCACGACAGACGTGAAGCATGATTATGCCCAATTGCAAACCACCATACCTAATTGA